The following proteins are co-located in the Gorilla gorilla gorilla isolate KB3781 chromosome 7, NHGRI_mGorGor1-v2.1_pri, whole genome shotgun sequence genome:
- the ZNF250 gene encoding zinc finger protein 250 isoform X4, translating into MAAARLLPVPAGPQAKLTFEDVAVLLSQDEWDRLCPAQRGLYRNVMMETYGNVVSLGLPGSKPDIISQLERGEDPWVLDRKGAKKSQGLWSDYSECETKGESQNTDLSPKPLISEQTVILGKTPLGRIDQENNETKRSFCLSPNSVDHREVQVLSQSMPLTPHQAVSSGERPYMCVECGKCFGRSSHLLQHQRIHTGEKPYVCSVCGKAFSQSSVLSKHRRIHTGEKPYECNECGKAFRVSSDLAQHHKIHTGEKPHECLECRKAFTQLSHLIQHQRIHTGERPYVCPLCGKAFNHSTVLRSHQRVHTGEKPHRCNECGKTFSVKRTLLQHQRIHTGEKPYTCSECGKAFSDRSVLIQHHNVHTGEKPYECSECGKTFSHRSTLMNHERIHTEEKPYACYECGKAFVQHSHLIQHQRVHTGEKPYVCSECGHAFSARRSLIQHERIHTGEKPFQCTECGKAFSLKATLIVHLRTHTGEKPYECNSCGKAFSQYSVLIQHQRIHTGEKPYECGECGRAFNQHGHLIQHQKVHRKS; encoded by the exons atggcagcagccaggctccTGCCAGTGCCGGCAGGACCCCAG GCCAAGTTGACCTTCGAGGATGTGGCTGTGCTCCTCTCCCAGGATGAATGGGACCGCCTGTGCCCTGCTCAGAGGGGCCTCTACAGAAATGTGATGATGGAAACCTATGGGAATGTAGTCTCGTTGG GACTTCCAGGATCCAAGCCTGACATAATCTCCCAGCTGGAGCGAGGGGAagatccctgggtcctggacagGAAGGGGGCTAAGAAGAGCCAGGGCCTGTGGAGTGACTACTCAG AATGTGAAACCAAGGGAGAGAGTCAAAATACAGACTTGAGTCCGAAGCCATTAATTTCAGAGCAAACAGTGATTCTGGGGAAAACACCCTTGGGGAGGATTGATcaagaaaataatgaaacaaagcGAAGCTTCTGTCTGAGTCCAAACTCTGTTGACCACCGTGAAGTTCAGGTCTTAAGCCAAAGCATGCCACTCACTCCGCACCAGGCAGTGTCTAGTGGAGAGAGGCCCTACATGTGTGTTGAGTGTGGGAAGTGCTTTGGCCGGAGTTCCCACCTCCTTCAGCATCAGCGTatccacactggagagaagccctatGTGTGCAGTGTATGTGGGAAGGCCTTCAGCCAGAGCTCAGTCCTTAGTAAACACAGGAGAATTCACACAGGTGAGAAGCCCTATGAGTGTAATGAGTGTGGAAAAGCCTTTAGAGTGAGCTCAGATCTTGCTCAGCATCACAAGATACATACAGGAGAGAAGCCTCACGAATGTCTTGAGTGTCGGAAAGCCTTCACTCAACTCTCACATCTCATTCAGCACCAGCGGATCCACACGGGAGAAAGGCCATATGTGTGTCCGttgtgtgggaaagccttcaacCATAGCACTGTTCTGCGGAGCCACCAGAGGGTACACACTGGGGAGAAGCCTCACAGGTGCAATGAGTGTGGGAAAACCTTCAGTGTGAAGAGGACACTGCTGCAGCACCAGAGGATCCACACTGGGGAGAAGCCCTACACATGCAGCGAGTGTGGGAAGGCCTTCAGCGACCGCTCAGTCCTCATTCAGCACCACAACGTGCACACTGGGGAGAAGCCCTATGAGTGCAGTGAGTGTGGGAAGACCTTCAGCCACCGCTCCACACTGATGAATCACGAGCGGATCCACACCGAGGAAAAGCCCTATGCATGCTAcgaatgtgggaaggccttcgTTCAGCACTCACACCTGATCCAGCACCAGAGAGTCCACACTGGGGAGAAGCCCTATGTGTGTAGTGAATGTGGGCACGCCTTCAGTGCACGCCGGTCTCTGATCCAGCATGAGAGAATCCACACAGGTGAAAAGCCCTTCCAGTGcacagaatgtggcaaagccttcagCCTGAAAGCAACTCTGATTGTGCACCTGAGGACCCACACGGGCGAGAAGCCATATGAGTGCAATAGCTGCGGGAAGGCCTTCAGCCAGTACTCAGTGCTCATCCAGCACCAGCGGATCCACACAGGCGAGAAGCCCTATGAGTGCGGGGAGTGTGGGCGTGCCTTCAACCAGCATGGCCACCTAATCCAGCACCAGAAAGTGCACAGAAAGTCGTGA
- the ZNF250 gene encoding zinc finger protein 250 isoform X1, producing the protein MAAARLLPVPAGPQPLSFQAKLTFEDVAVLLSQDEWDRLCPAQRGLYRNVMMETYGNVVSLGLPGSKPDIISQLERGEDPWVLDRKGAKKSQGLWSDYSDNLKYDHTTACTQQDSLSCPWECETKGESQNTDLSPKPLISEQTVILGKTPLGRIDQENNETKRSFCLSPNSVDHREVQVLSQSMPLTPHQAVSSGERPYMCVECGKCFGRSSHLLQHQRIHTGEKPYVCSVCGKAFSQSSVLSKHRRIHTGEKPYECNECGKAFRVSSDLAQHHKIHTGEKPHECLECRKAFTQLSHLIQHQRIHTGERPYVCPLCGKAFNHSTVLRSHQRVHTGEKPHRCNECGKTFSVKRTLLQHQRIHTGEKPYTCSECGKAFSDRSVLIQHHNVHTGEKPYECSECGKTFSHRSTLMNHERIHTEEKPYACYECGKAFVQHSHLIQHQRVHTGEKPYVCSECGHAFSARRSLIQHERIHTGEKPFQCTECGKAFSLKATLIVHLRTHTGEKPYECNSCGKAFSQYSVLIQHQRIHTGEKPYECGECGRAFNQHGHLIQHQKVHRKS; encoded by the exons atggcagcagccaggctccTGCCAGTGCCGGCAGGACCCCAG CCCCTGTCGTTCCAGGCCAAGTTGACCTTCGAGGATGTGGCTGTGCTCCTCTCCCAGGATGAATGGGACCGCCTGTGCCCTGCTCAGAGGGGCCTCTACAGAAATGTGATGATGGAAACCTATGGGAATGTAGTCTCGTTGG GACTTCCAGGATCCAAGCCTGACATAATCTCCCAGCTGGAGCGAGGGGAagatccctgggtcctggacagGAAGGGGGCTAAGAAGAGCCAGGGCCTGTGGAGTGACTACTCAG ACAACCTCAAATATGACCACACTACAGCCTGTACACAACAAGACAGTTTATCTTGTCCATGGG AATGTGAAACCAAGGGAGAGAGTCAAAATACAGACTTGAGTCCGAAGCCATTAATTTCAGAGCAAACAGTGATTCTGGGGAAAACACCCTTGGGGAGGATTGATcaagaaaataatgaaacaaagcGAAGCTTCTGTCTGAGTCCAAACTCTGTTGACCACCGTGAAGTTCAGGTCTTAAGCCAAAGCATGCCACTCACTCCGCACCAGGCAGTGTCTAGTGGAGAGAGGCCCTACATGTGTGTTGAGTGTGGGAAGTGCTTTGGCCGGAGTTCCCACCTCCTTCAGCATCAGCGTatccacactggagagaagccctatGTGTGCAGTGTATGTGGGAAGGCCTTCAGCCAGAGCTCAGTCCTTAGTAAACACAGGAGAATTCACACAGGTGAGAAGCCCTATGAGTGTAATGAGTGTGGAAAAGCCTTTAGAGTGAGCTCAGATCTTGCTCAGCATCACAAGATACATACAGGAGAGAAGCCTCACGAATGTCTTGAGTGTCGGAAAGCCTTCACTCAACTCTCACATCTCATTCAGCACCAGCGGATCCACACGGGAGAAAGGCCATATGTGTGTCCGttgtgtgggaaagccttcaacCATAGCACTGTTCTGCGGAGCCACCAGAGGGTACACACTGGGGAGAAGCCTCACAGGTGCAATGAGTGTGGGAAAACCTTCAGTGTGAAGAGGACACTGCTGCAGCACCAGAGGATCCACACTGGGGAGAAGCCCTACACATGCAGCGAGTGTGGGAAGGCCTTCAGCGACCGCTCAGTCCTCATTCAGCACCACAACGTGCACACTGGGGAGAAGCCCTATGAGTGCAGTGAGTGTGGGAAGACCTTCAGCCACCGCTCCACACTGATGAATCACGAGCGGATCCACACCGAGGAAAAGCCCTATGCATGCTAcgaatgtgggaaggccttcgTTCAGCACTCACACCTGATCCAGCACCAGAGAGTCCACACTGGGGAGAAGCCCTATGTGTGTAGTGAATGTGGGCACGCCTTCAGTGCACGCCGGTCTCTGATCCAGCATGAGAGAATCCACACAGGTGAAAAGCCCTTCCAGTGcacagaatgtggcaaagccttcagCCTGAAAGCAACTCTGATTGTGCACCTGAGGACCCACACGGGCGAGAAGCCATATGAGTGCAATAGCTGCGGGAAGGCCTTCAGCCAGTACTCAGTGCTCATCCAGCACCAGCGGATCCACACAGGCGAGAAGCCCTATGAGTGCGGGGAGTGTGGGCGTGCCTTCAACCAGCATGGCCACCTAATCCAGCACCAGAAAGTGCACAGAAAGTCGTGA
- the ZNF250 gene encoding zinc finger protein 250 isoform X2, with translation MAAARLLPVPAGPQAKLTFEDVAVLLSQDEWDRLCPAQRGLYRNVMMETYGNVVSLGLPGSKPDIISQLERGEDPWVLDRKGAKKSQGLWSDYSDNLKYDHTTACTQQDSLSCPWECETKGESQNTDLSPKPLISEQTVILGKTPLGRIDQENNETKRSFCLSPNSVDHREVQVLSQSMPLTPHQAVSSGERPYMCVECGKCFGRSSHLLQHQRIHTGEKPYVCSVCGKAFSQSSVLSKHRRIHTGEKPYECNECGKAFRVSSDLAQHHKIHTGEKPHECLECRKAFTQLSHLIQHQRIHTGERPYVCPLCGKAFNHSTVLRSHQRVHTGEKPHRCNECGKTFSVKRTLLQHQRIHTGEKPYTCSECGKAFSDRSVLIQHHNVHTGEKPYECSECGKTFSHRSTLMNHERIHTEEKPYACYECGKAFVQHSHLIQHQRVHTGEKPYVCSECGHAFSARRSLIQHERIHTGEKPFQCTECGKAFSLKATLIVHLRTHTGEKPYECNSCGKAFSQYSVLIQHQRIHTGEKPYECGECGRAFNQHGHLIQHQKVHRKS, from the exons atggcagcagccaggctccTGCCAGTGCCGGCAGGACCCCAG GCCAAGTTGACCTTCGAGGATGTGGCTGTGCTCCTCTCCCAGGATGAATGGGACCGCCTGTGCCCTGCTCAGAGGGGCCTCTACAGAAATGTGATGATGGAAACCTATGGGAATGTAGTCTCGTTGG GACTTCCAGGATCCAAGCCTGACATAATCTCCCAGCTGGAGCGAGGGGAagatccctgggtcctggacagGAAGGGGGCTAAGAAGAGCCAGGGCCTGTGGAGTGACTACTCAG ACAACCTCAAATATGACCACACTACAGCCTGTACACAACAAGACAGTTTATCTTGTCCATGGG AATGTGAAACCAAGGGAGAGAGTCAAAATACAGACTTGAGTCCGAAGCCATTAATTTCAGAGCAAACAGTGATTCTGGGGAAAACACCCTTGGGGAGGATTGATcaagaaaataatgaaacaaagcGAAGCTTCTGTCTGAGTCCAAACTCTGTTGACCACCGTGAAGTTCAGGTCTTAAGCCAAAGCATGCCACTCACTCCGCACCAGGCAGTGTCTAGTGGAGAGAGGCCCTACATGTGTGTTGAGTGTGGGAAGTGCTTTGGCCGGAGTTCCCACCTCCTTCAGCATCAGCGTatccacactggagagaagccctatGTGTGCAGTGTATGTGGGAAGGCCTTCAGCCAGAGCTCAGTCCTTAGTAAACACAGGAGAATTCACACAGGTGAGAAGCCCTATGAGTGTAATGAGTGTGGAAAAGCCTTTAGAGTGAGCTCAGATCTTGCTCAGCATCACAAGATACATACAGGAGAGAAGCCTCACGAATGTCTTGAGTGTCGGAAAGCCTTCACTCAACTCTCACATCTCATTCAGCACCAGCGGATCCACACGGGAGAAAGGCCATATGTGTGTCCGttgtgtgggaaagccttcaacCATAGCACTGTTCTGCGGAGCCACCAGAGGGTACACACTGGGGAGAAGCCTCACAGGTGCAATGAGTGTGGGAAAACCTTCAGTGTGAAGAGGACACTGCTGCAGCACCAGAGGATCCACACTGGGGAGAAGCCCTACACATGCAGCGAGTGTGGGAAGGCCTTCAGCGACCGCTCAGTCCTCATTCAGCACCACAACGTGCACACTGGGGAGAAGCCCTATGAGTGCAGTGAGTGTGGGAAGACCTTCAGCCACCGCTCCACACTGATGAATCACGAGCGGATCCACACCGAGGAAAAGCCCTATGCATGCTAcgaatgtgggaaggccttcgTTCAGCACTCACACCTGATCCAGCACCAGAGAGTCCACACTGGGGAGAAGCCCTATGTGTGTAGTGAATGTGGGCACGCCTTCAGTGCACGCCGGTCTCTGATCCAGCATGAGAGAATCCACACAGGTGAAAAGCCCTTCCAGTGcacagaatgtggcaaagccttcagCCTGAAAGCAACTCTGATTGTGCACCTGAGGACCCACACGGGCGAGAAGCCATATGAGTGCAATAGCTGCGGGAAGGCCTTCAGCCAGTACTCAGTGCTCATCCAGCACCAGCGGATCCACACAGGCGAGAAGCCCTATGAGTGCGGGGAGTGTGGGCGTGCCTTCAACCAGCATGGCCACCTAATCCAGCACCAGAAAGTGCACAGAAAGTCGTGA
- the ZNF250 gene encoding zinc finger protein 250 isoform X3, producing the protein MAAARLLPVPAGPQPLSFQAKLTFEDVAVLLSQDEWDRLCPAQRGLYRNVMMETYGNVVSLGLPGSKPDIISQLERGEDPWVLDRKGAKKSQGLWSDYSECETKGESQNTDLSPKPLISEQTVILGKTPLGRIDQENNETKRSFCLSPNSVDHREVQVLSQSMPLTPHQAVSSGERPYMCVECGKCFGRSSHLLQHQRIHTGEKPYVCSVCGKAFSQSSVLSKHRRIHTGEKPYECNECGKAFRVSSDLAQHHKIHTGEKPHECLECRKAFTQLSHLIQHQRIHTGERPYVCPLCGKAFNHSTVLRSHQRVHTGEKPHRCNECGKTFSVKRTLLQHQRIHTGEKPYTCSECGKAFSDRSVLIQHHNVHTGEKPYECSECGKTFSHRSTLMNHERIHTEEKPYACYECGKAFVQHSHLIQHQRVHTGEKPYVCSECGHAFSARRSLIQHERIHTGEKPFQCTECGKAFSLKATLIVHLRTHTGEKPYECNSCGKAFSQYSVLIQHQRIHTGEKPYECGECGRAFNQHGHLIQHQKVHRKS; encoded by the exons atggcagcagccaggctccTGCCAGTGCCGGCAGGACCCCAG CCCCTGTCGTTCCAGGCCAAGTTGACCTTCGAGGATGTGGCTGTGCTCCTCTCCCAGGATGAATGGGACCGCCTGTGCCCTGCTCAGAGGGGCCTCTACAGAAATGTGATGATGGAAACCTATGGGAATGTAGTCTCGTTGG GACTTCCAGGATCCAAGCCTGACATAATCTCCCAGCTGGAGCGAGGGGAagatccctgggtcctggacagGAAGGGGGCTAAGAAGAGCCAGGGCCTGTGGAGTGACTACTCAG AATGTGAAACCAAGGGAGAGAGTCAAAATACAGACTTGAGTCCGAAGCCATTAATTTCAGAGCAAACAGTGATTCTGGGGAAAACACCCTTGGGGAGGATTGATcaagaaaataatgaaacaaagcGAAGCTTCTGTCTGAGTCCAAACTCTGTTGACCACCGTGAAGTTCAGGTCTTAAGCCAAAGCATGCCACTCACTCCGCACCAGGCAGTGTCTAGTGGAGAGAGGCCCTACATGTGTGTTGAGTGTGGGAAGTGCTTTGGCCGGAGTTCCCACCTCCTTCAGCATCAGCGTatccacactggagagaagccctatGTGTGCAGTGTATGTGGGAAGGCCTTCAGCCAGAGCTCAGTCCTTAGTAAACACAGGAGAATTCACACAGGTGAGAAGCCCTATGAGTGTAATGAGTGTGGAAAAGCCTTTAGAGTGAGCTCAGATCTTGCTCAGCATCACAAGATACATACAGGAGAGAAGCCTCACGAATGTCTTGAGTGTCGGAAAGCCTTCACTCAACTCTCACATCTCATTCAGCACCAGCGGATCCACACGGGAGAAAGGCCATATGTGTGTCCGttgtgtgggaaagccttcaacCATAGCACTGTTCTGCGGAGCCACCAGAGGGTACACACTGGGGAGAAGCCTCACAGGTGCAATGAGTGTGGGAAAACCTTCAGTGTGAAGAGGACACTGCTGCAGCACCAGAGGATCCACACTGGGGAGAAGCCCTACACATGCAGCGAGTGTGGGAAGGCCTTCAGCGACCGCTCAGTCCTCATTCAGCACCACAACGTGCACACTGGGGAGAAGCCCTATGAGTGCAGTGAGTGTGGGAAGACCTTCAGCCACCGCTCCACACTGATGAATCACGAGCGGATCCACACCGAGGAAAAGCCCTATGCATGCTAcgaatgtgggaaggccttcgTTCAGCACTCACACCTGATCCAGCACCAGAGAGTCCACACTGGGGAGAAGCCCTATGTGTGTAGTGAATGTGGGCACGCCTTCAGTGCACGCCGGTCTCTGATCCAGCATGAGAGAATCCACACAGGTGAAAAGCCCTTCCAGTGcacagaatgtggcaaagccttcagCCTGAAAGCAACTCTGATTGTGCACCTGAGGACCCACACGGGCGAGAAGCCATATGAGTGCAATAGCTGCGGGAAGGCCTTCAGCCAGTACTCAGTGCTCATCCAGCACCAGCGGATCCACACAGGCGAGAAGCCCTATGAGTGCGGGGAGTGTGGGCGTGCCTTCAACCAGCATGGCCACCTAATCCAGCACCAGAAAGTGCACAGAAAGTCGTGA